The Agromyces sp. LHK192 genome includes a window with the following:
- a CDS encoding MarR family winged helix-turn-helix transcriptional regulator, which translates to MPRGRGPGARGGQAALRLLAALDAHGPSSVSDLAEHVGVDQPRASRLAQAAVHAGQVRREADPADARRSILVLTEAGRAALHTTLDRRRSAIESALAGFTDAERAEFARLLTRFVESWPRG; encoded by the coding sequence GTGCCGCGAGGTCGCGGCCCCGGTGCCCGCGGAGGGCAGGCGGCCCTGCGCCTGCTGGCGGCACTCGACGCGCACGGACCGAGCTCGGTGAGCGACCTGGCCGAGCACGTCGGCGTCGATCAGCCGCGGGCGAGCCGGCTGGCGCAGGCCGCGGTCCATGCCGGTCAGGTGCGGCGCGAAGCCGACCCCGCGGACGCGCGCCGGAGCATCCTCGTGCTCACCGAAGCGGGCCGCGCCGCGCTGCACACGACCCTCGACCGTCGCCGTTCGGCGATCGAGTCGGCGCTCGCCGGGTTCACCGACGCCGAGCGCGCCGAGTTCGCCCGCCTGCTCACGCGGTTCGTCGAGTCCTGGCCGCGCGGCTGA
- a CDS encoding ABC transporter permease, whose amino-acid sequence MTTNSVARAGSAFLATHPRARLTLLLTAPLFWLGLVYIVALALLLVTAFWSVDSFTGEITTQFTFDNIVEVVTGSLYQTVTLRTLGVALAVTLIDVALALPIAFFMAKVATPRMQRVLLVMVLTPLWASYLVKAYAWRSVLSQDGILEWLVAPFGGHTPGYGLPATIITLSYLWLPYVILPIYAGLERVPDSLLEASGDLGGKTWSTMRLVVLPLALPAIIAGTIFSFSLSLGDYITVNIVGGTNQMLGNLVYTNVGTANNLPLAAAIALIPIVIIFGYLFLVRRTGALDNL is encoded by the coding sequence ATGACGACGAACTCCGTGGCGAGGGCGGGCTCCGCCTTCCTGGCGACCCACCCGCGCGCTCGGCTGACGCTGTTGCTCACCGCCCCGCTGTTCTGGCTCGGACTGGTCTACATCGTCGCGCTCGCGCTGCTGCTCGTCACGGCGTTCTGGTCGGTCGACAGCTTCACCGGCGAGATCACGACCCAGTTCACGTTCGACAACATCGTCGAGGTCGTCACCGGGTCGCTGTACCAGACGGTCACGCTGCGCACGCTCGGCGTCGCGCTCGCCGTGACCCTGATCGATGTCGCCCTTGCGCTGCCGATCGCGTTCTTCATGGCGAAGGTCGCGACGCCGCGGATGCAGCGCGTGCTCCTCGTCATGGTGCTCACGCCGCTCTGGGCGAGCTACCTCGTCAAGGCCTACGCCTGGCGGTCGGTGCTCTCGCAGGACGGCATCCTCGAGTGGCTGGTCGCGCCGTTCGGCGGCCACACCCCCGGCTACGGGCTGCCGGCGACGATCATCACGCTCAGCTACCTGTGGCTGCCGTACGTGATCCTGCCGATCTACGCCGGGCTCGAACGCGTGCCCGACTCGCTGCTGGAGGCATCCGGCGACCTGGGCGGGAAGACGTGGTCGACCATGCGCCTGGTGGTGCTCCCCCTCGCCCTGCCGGCGATCATCGCCGGCACGATCTTCAGCTTCTCGCTGTCGCTCGGCGACTACATCACGGTCAACATCGTCGGCGGCACCAACCAGATGCTCGGCAACCTCGTCTACACGAACGTCGGCACGGCCAACAACCTGCCGCTGGCCGCCGCGATCGCGCTCATACCGATCGTGATCATCTTCGGCTACCTGTTCCTCGTGCGCCGCACCGGTGCGCTCGACAACCTCTAG
- a CDS encoding ABC transporter permease, whose amino-acid sequence MRFFIRRGLFYVITFWAAVTINFFIPRIMPGDPVRALIAKNQGRISTDAEAALRTLFGLDQDTTLWQQYLDYWGLLLRGDLGISFTYFPTPVSDVIAQALPWTIGLVGVATILSFTIGTLIGTGIGWRRGTWADSLLPISTFFSAVPYFWLALIAISIFSVALGWFPASGSYDRSLIPAFNWEFISSVIYYAFLPAMTIIVSSISGWILGMRNMMVTVSSEDYVTVAQAKGLSERAVMFGYAARNAILPQVSSFALSLGFIVGGTLVMEIVFSYQGIGYYLFTAVAAKDYPLMQGIFLVITVAVLFANIVADIVYGFLDPRTRQEG is encoded by the coding sequence ATGAGGTTCTTCATCCGCCGCGGGCTCTTCTACGTGATCACGTTCTGGGCCGCCGTCACGATCAACTTCTTCATCCCGCGCATCATGCCCGGCGACCCGGTCAGGGCGCTGATCGCGAAGAACCAGGGCCGCATCTCGACCGACGCCGAGGCGGCGCTGCGCACCCTGTTCGGCCTCGACCAGGACACGACGCTCTGGCAGCAGTACCTCGACTACTGGGGCCTGCTGCTGCGCGGCGACCTCGGCATCTCGTTCACGTACTTCCCGACACCGGTCTCCGACGTGATCGCGCAGGCGCTGCCGTGGACCATCGGGCTCGTGGGCGTCGCGACGATCCTGAGCTTCACGATCGGCACGCTGATCGGCACCGGCATCGGCTGGCGCCGCGGCACGTGGGCCGACTCGCTGCTGCCCATCTCGACGTTCTTCTCCGCGGTGCCCTACTTCTGGCTGGCGCTCATCGCGATCTCGATCTTCTCGGTCGCGCTCGGCTGGTTCCCCGCGTCGGGAAGCTACGACCGTTCGCTGATCCCGGCGTTCAACTGGGAGTTCATCAGCTCGGTGATCTACTACGCGTTCCTGCCGGCGATGACGATCATCGTCTCCTCGATCTCGGGCTGGATCCTCGGCATGCGCAACATGATGGTGACGGTCTCGTCCGAGGACTACGTCACGGTCGCCCAGGCGAAGGGCCTGTCGGAGCGGGCCGTCATGTTCGGCTACGCCGCGCGCAACGCGATCCTGCCGCAGGTGTCGAGCTTCGCGCTGTCGCTCGGCTTCATCGTCGGCGGCACGCTCGTCATGGAGATCGTGTTCTCGTACCAGGGCATCGGGTACTACCTGTTCACCGCGGTCGCGGCGAAGGACTACCCGCTGATGCAGGGCATCTTCCTCGTCATCACCGTCGCGGTGCTGTTCGCGAACATCGTCGCCGACATCGTCTACGGATTCCTCGATCCCCGCACCCGGCAGGAGGGCTGA
- a CDS encoding ABC transporter permease translates to MTGAVAASRRQRRGAGGKPRKFLFMRNTKALTGLAILGFFLVIAVIGPWIAPYDPSARSEDVLQPPSWEHLFGTTHLGQDVFSQIVVGTRGVIVVGFVAGILATAIGVLVGVTAGYVGGLGDETLSVLANVFLVIPQLPLIIIIAGQLPSVGGVTVAVVIAITGWAWGARVLRAQTLSLRRRDFVEAARANGERTWRIITREILPNLTAIIASGFVGTVSFAVLSLITLSFIGIGNTGEWNWGTVLYQAQSQLALQRGAWWWFVPAGLCIALLGMALTLINFGIDEFVNPRLRSTGLNAKSLRKRGIRPRIGFTPVVREAPTAAAAPAAPAASAAPADPDARADRKDG, encoded by the coding sequence ATGACCGGTGCCGTCGCCGCCTCGCGGCGGCAGCGGCGCGGCGCGGGCGGCAAGCCGCGCAAGTTCCTCTTCATGCGGAACACCAAGGCCCTCACGGGCCTCGCGATCCTCGGGTTCTTCCTCGTGATCGCCGTCATCGGCCCGTGGATCGCCCCCTACGACCCGAGCGCGCGCAGCGAGGACGTGCTGCAGCCGCCGTCGTGGGAGCACCTGTTCGGCACGACCCACCTCGGGCAGGACGTCTTCTCGCAGATCGTCGTCGGTACCCGCGGCGTCATCGTCGTCGGCTTCGTCGCCGGCATCCTCGCGACCGCGATCGGCGTGCTCGTGGGCGTGACCGCGGGCTACGTCGGCGGCCTCGGCGACGAGACGCTCTCGGTGCTCGCGAACGTGTTCCTCGTGATCCCGCAGCTGCCGCTCATCATCATCATCGCGGGCCAGCTGCCCTCGGTGGGCGGCGTCACCGTCGCGGTCGTCATCGCGATCACCGGATGGGCGTGGGGTGCCCGGGTGCTGCGCGCCCAGACGCTCTCGCTGCGGCGCCGCGACTTCGTCGAGGCGGCCCGGGCGAATGGCGAGCGCACCTGGCGCATCATCACGCGGGAGATCCTGCCGAACCTCACCGCGATCATCGCCTCCGGGTTCGTCGGGACCGTCAGCTTCGCGGTGCTGTCGCTCATCACCCTGTCGTTCATCGGCATCGGCAACACGGGCGAGTGGAACTGGGGCACGGTGCTCTACCAGGCGCAGTCCCAGCTCGCCCTGCAGCGCGGCGCGTGGTGGTGGTTCGTGCCGGCCGGCCTGTGCATCGCTCTGCTCGGCATGGCGCTCACCCTCATCAACTTCGGCATCGATGAGTTCGTGAACCCCAGGCTCCGGTCGACCGGGCTCAATGCGAAGTCGCTGCGCAAGCGGGGCATCCGCCCGCGCATCGGGTTCACCCCGGTCGTGCGCGAGGCGCCGACCGCGGCAGCCGCACCCGCCGCACCCGCAGCTTCAGCCGCACCCGCCGACCCGGATGCCCGCGCCGACAGGAAGGACGGCTGA
- a CDS encoding ABC transporter ATP-binding protein encodes MTLTTPGAAGALAPVADPVLEIRNLSVDYGYDDEPVHVLRDVSLSLGRGEVLGLAGESGCGKSTLAYAATRLLPPPGLITGGEVLFTDRDGRRTDILRLDDRSLRESRWQDLAIVFQGAMNSLSPVYRIGRQIADGILAHRPAMSKADAMERAAELLELVGISPDRLKAYPHQLSGGMRQRVMIAMALALEPQVLIMDEPTTALDVVMQRQIVEQIAELRERLGFSVIFITHDVSLLIEIADRIAIMYAGEIVEDAASLDVYQRPRHPYSSALLHSFPPLRGPRRELTGIPGSPPDLARLGGGCHFADRCAFAWDACATLAPRLTPTDVSGDDAGRSVACLRHEPERVAAAGFEPMPVPEELAL; translated from the coding sequence ATGACGCTCACCACTCCCGGAGCGGCCGGCGCCCTCGCCCCGGTCGCCGACCCCGTGCTCGAGATCCGCAACCTCTCGGTCGACTACGGCTACGACGACGAGCCCGTGCACGTGCTTCGCGACGTCTCGCTCTCGCTCGGTCGCGGCGAGGTGCTGGGCCTGGCCGGCGAGTCCGGCTGCGGCAAGTCGACGCTCGCGTACGCCGCGACCCGGCTCCTGCCGCCGCCCGGGCTCATCACCGGCGGCGAGGTGCTCTTCACCGACCGAGACGGCCGGCGCACCGACATCCTGCGCCTCGACGACCGGTCGCTGCGCGAGTCGCGCTGGCAGGACCTCGCGATCGTGTTCCAGGGCGCGATGAACTCGCTGAGCCCCGTCTACCGGATCGGCCGGCAGATCGCCGACGGCATCCTCGCGCACCGGCCCGCCATGTCGAAGGCGGACGCGATGGAGCGGGCGGCCGAACTGCTCGAGCTCGTCGGCATCTCGCCCGACCGCCTGAAGGCCTACCCGCACCAACTGTCGGGCGGCATGCGCCAGCGCGTGATGATCGCGATGGCCCTCGCCCTCGAGCCGCAGGTGCTGATCATGGACGAGCCGACCACGGCCCTCGACGTCGTCATGCAGCGCCAGATCGTCGAGCAGATCGCCGAGCTGCGCGAACGCCTCGGCTTCTCGGTCATCTTCATCACGCACGACGTGTCGCTGCTGATCGAGATCGCCGACCGCATCGCGATCATGTACGCGGGCGAGATCGTCGAGGATGCCGCATCCCTCGACGTGTACCAGCGGCCGAGGCATCCGTACTCGTCGGCGCTGCTGCACTCGTTCCCGCCGCTGCGCGGGCCGCGGCGCGAGCTCACCGGCATCCCGGGTTCGCCGCCCGACCTGGCGCGCCTGGGCGGCGGATGCCACTTCGCCGACCGCTGCGCCTTCGCGTGGGACGCGTGCGCGACGCTGGCTCCCCGGTTGACGCCGACGGATGTCTCGGGCGACGACGCCGGTCGCTCGGTCGCGTGCCTGCGGCACGAGCCGGAACGCGTCGCGGCCGCCGGGTTCGAGCCGATGCCGGTTCCCGAGGAGCTCGCGCTGTAG
- a CDS encoding TetR/AcrR family transcriptional regulator yields MSTRDAWIEEGLRILAEQGAPGVRTDRIAARLGLTKGSFHHHFAGAPDFRRAVLGAFEERSAAALAGVVAEATDRSPADALALLGERATDLLDQPLETAVRAWAFQDDDARAAMARVDRARYEALEAMWTGLVDDPADARTAALLPHLVVIGATMALPAIDRADLSRLFDLLVRLVPYTDAEFGGTTAD; encoded by the coding sequence ATGTCGACACGGGATGCCTGGATCGAAGAGGGGCTCCGCATCCTCGCGGAGCAGGGCGCGCCCGGCGTGCGCACCGACCGCATCGCCGCGAGGCTCGGGCTCACGAAGGGATCGTTCCACCACCACTTCGCGGGTGCGCCGGACTTCCGCCGGGCCGTGCTCGGCGCGTTCGAGGAGCGGTCGGCCGCGGCGCTGGCGGGCGTCGTCGCGGAGGCGACCGATCGATCGCCCGCCGATGCGCTCGCGCTGCTCGGCGAGCGCGCCACCGACCTGCTCGACCAGCCGCTCGAGACCGCCGTGCGCGCCTGGGCGTTCCAGGACGACGACGCCAGGGCCGCCATGGCACGCGTGGATCGCGCGCGCTACGAGGCGCTCGAGGCGATGTGGACCGGACTCGTCGACGACCCGGCCGACGCGCGCACCGCGGCCCTGCTTCCGCACCTCGTCGTGATCGGCGCGACGATGGCGCTGCCGGCGATCGATCGCGCCGACCTCTCGCGCCTGTTCGACCTCCTCGTGCGGCTCGTGCCGTACACCGACGCCGAGTTCGGGGGGACCACGGCCGACTGA
- a CDS encoding ABC transporter permease produces MRLSKTARVTLGIVTALILVVVYVPLFVVLVNSFSTSTSLSWPPPGFTLEWWGRAFQSAGALEAIATSVVIALIATAISLVLGTLISLALQRFAFFGRDAISLLVILPIALPGIITGIALNNFFRTIMGVPLSIWTVVIAHATFCIVTVFNNVIARLRRLGVNLEEASADLGAGVWTTFRLVTFPQLRSALLAGGLLAFALSFDEIIVTTFTAGSGVTTLPIFILNNMFRPNQAPIVAVIAVVLVVVSIIPIAIAQKLSNADELRR; encoded by the coding sequence ATGCGTCTCAGCAAGACCGCTCGCGTCACCCTCGGCATCGTGACCGCGCTCATCCTCGTGGTCGTCTACGTGCCCCTGTTCGTCGTGCTCGTGAACTCGTTCTCGACGTCGACGTCGCTGTCGTGGCCGCCGCCCGGGTTCACCCTCGAGTGGTGGGGCCGCGCGTTCCAGAGCGCGGGTGCGCTCGAGGCGATCGCCACGAGCGTCGTGATCGCGCTCATCGCGACGGCGATCTCGCTCGTGCTCGGCACGCTCATCTCACTCGCGCTCCAGCGATTCGCGTTCTTCGGCCGCGACGCGATCAGCCTGCTCGTGATCTTGCCGATCGCGCTGCCGGGCATCATCACCGGTATCGCGCTGAACAACTTCTTCCGCACGATCATGGGCGTGCCGCTGTCGATCTGGACGGTCGTGATCGCGCACGCGACGTTCTGCATCGTGACCGTGTTCAACAACGTGATCGCGCGACTGCGCCGGCTCGGCGTGAACCTCGAGGAGGCGTCGGCGGACCTCGGCGCGGGTGTGTGGACGACGTTCCGGCTGGTCACGTTCCCGCAGCTCCGGTCGGCCCTGCTCGCGGGCGGCCTGCTCGCGTTCGCGCTGAGTTTCGACGAGATCATCGTGACGACGTTCACCGCGGGCTCGGGCGTCACGACCCTGCCCATCTTCATCCTGAACAACATGTTCCGGCCCAACCAGGCGCCGATCGTCGCCGTCATCGCGGTCGTGCTCGTCGTCGTGTCGATCATCCCGATCGCGATCGCGCAGAAGCTCTCGAACGCAGACGAGCTGCGCCGGTAG
- a CDS encoding ABC transporter ATP-binding protein, with the protein MTPRSRPDDDEVVLRAVDLKKHFKLRGIRTRDVVHAVDGVSFELRRGRVLALVGESGSGKSTIARLLAQLMPLTDGQLLLHGQDARARGRRAFRRYVGRVQMIFQDPFGSLNPINTVRYTLTRSLRIHRGNLRGGDLEQALADLLERVRLTPAERYVDKFPHELSGGQRQRVAIARALAAEPEVLLADEPISMLDVSIRLGILNLLQDLRDRLHIAILYITHDIASARYFADRTMVMYAGRIVESGDSESVTQDPKHPYTQLLVRSAPDPDDLEARAHGARGEAPSLVRPPSGCRFNPRCPFATELCRTEAPPLLPVGTGAGGEPREAACWGYSDRPDRPVLSDIAEALA; encoded by the coding sequence ATGACCCCACGCAGCAGGCCCGACGACGACGAGGTCGTCCTCCGGGCGGTCGACCTGAAGAAGCACTTCAAGCTCCGCGGCATCCGCACCCGCGACGTCGTCCACGCCGTCGACGGCGTGAGCTTCGAACTCCGCCGCGGCCGTGTGCTCGCCCTCGTCGGCGAGTCCGGCTCGGGCAAGTCGACGATCGCGCGGCTCCTCGCGCAGCTGATGCCGCTCACCGACGGCCAGCTCCTGCTGCACGGGCAGGATGCCCGGGCCCGCGGCCGCCGCGCCTTCCGACGCTACGTCGGGCGCGTGCAGATGATCTTCCAGGACCCGTTCGGGTCGCTGAATCCCATCAACACGGTGCGCTACACGCTCACCCGGAGCCTGCGGATCCACCGCGGCAACCTCCGCGGCGGCGACCTCGAGCAGGCGCTCGCGGACCTGCTCGAACGCGTGCGACTCACTCCCGCCGAGCGCTACGTCGACAAGTTCCCGCACGAGCTCTCCGGCGGACAGCGCCAGCGCGTCGCCATCGCCCGCGCCCTGGCCGCCGAGCCCGAGGTGCTCCTCGCCGACGAGCCGATCTCGATGCTCGACGTGTCGATCCGCCTCGGCATCCTGAACCTCCTGCAGGACCTGCGCGACCGGCTCCACATCGCGATCCTGTACATCACGCACGACATCGCCTCGGCCCGCTACTTCGCCGACCGCACGATGGTCATGTACGCGGGCCGCATCGTCGAATCCGGCGACTCCGAGTCGGTCACCCAGGATCCGAAGCATCCGTACACGCAGCTGCTCGTGCGCTCGGCGCCCGACCCCGACGACCTCGAGGCGCGCGCGCACGGCGCGCGCGGCGAGGCCCCGAGCCTGGTGCGGCCCCCGAGCGGATGCCGCTTCAACCCGCGCTGCCCGTTCGCCACCGAGCTGTGCCGCACCGAGGCGCCGCCGTTGCTGCCGGTCGGCACGGGTGCCGGCGGCGAGCCGCGCGAGGCCGCCTGCTGGGGCTACTCCGACCGCCCCGACCGTCCCGTGCTCAGCGACATCGCGGAGGCGCTCGCATGA
- a CDS encoding MarR family winged helix-turn-helix transcriptional regulator, translating into MNTENHENQGHEPEQDHTHHDRTGDSTGSPDARVGRRPFGFWLKLVDRQLSEQMGELFAADGITRGDWRALNLIAGVADDERRAERLRRHPELLDRLIELGWVVGEPPQLTDAGIEARDRLEASVSSLRERIAGAVSEEDFATTLRTLEAVARELGWDESQRMPRGGRGGRGFGRRHGFGRRGFGHGHPGFGPRPGFGPRPGFDARPDFGFGPQAGPGHPGFGPHAGHGHPGFGRGAAPRDVHVHVHVHEGRAGKPGKRRERGTRGGWADAQD; encoded by the coding sequence ATGAACACCGAGAACCACGAGAACCAGGGCCACGAGCCCGAGCAGGACCACACGCACCACGACCGGACCGGCGACTCCACCGGGTCGCCCGACGCTCGCGTCGGCCGCCGTCCCTTCGGCTTCTGGCTGAAGCTCGTCGACCGGCAGCTCTCCGAGCAGATGGGCGAGCTCTTCGCCGCCGACGGCATCACCCGCGGCGACTGGCGTGCGCTCAACCTGATCGCCGGCGTCGCCGACGACGAGCGACGCGCCGAGCGCCTCCGCCGCCACCCCGAGTTGCTCGACCGCCTGATCGAGCTCGGCTGGGTCGTCGGCGAACCGCCGCAGCTCACCGACGCCGGCATCGAGGCGCGCGACCGGCTCGAGGCATCCGTCTCGTCGCTGCGCGAGCGCATCGCCGGCGCGGTGTCGGAGGAGGACTTCGCCACCACGCTGCGCACGCTCGAGGCCGTCGCGCGCGAGCTCGGCTGGGACGAGTCGCAGCGCATGCCCCGCGGCGGTCGCGGGGGCCGCGGGTTCGGCCGTCGGCACGGGTTCGGGCGCCGCGGCTTCGGCCACGGCCACCCCGGCTTCGGGCCGCGTCCGGGCTTCGGCCCGCGTCCCGGGTTCGACGCCCGCCCCGACTTCGGGTTCGGGCCGCAGGCCGGCCCGGGGCACCCCGGATTCGGGCCGCACGCCGGCCACGGCCACCCGGGCTTCGGGCGTGGTGCGGCACCGCGTGACGTGCACGTCCACGTCCACGTCCACGAGGGCCGCGCCGGCAAGCCCGGCAAGCGCCGCGAGCGCGGAACCCGCGGCGGCTGGGCCGACGCCCAGGACTGA
- a CDS encoding DoxX family protein — MMLAFPDPVWPVLVLALICLGDALLCLKPVAFIAACFEDVGFPRRHWWIMPWIKFAATAGLVLGVWIPYLGALTTVCLVVYFVVAISMHLRARDFGRNLFVNATGMLVICVAVLLWCFLL; from the coding sequence ATGATGCTCGCATTCCCCGACCCCGTCTGGCCGGTCCTCGTGCTCGCGCTCATCTGCCTGGGCGACGCCCTGCTCTGCCTCAAGCCCGTGGCATTCATCGCCGCGTGCTTCGAGGACGTCGGCTTCCCGCGCCGCCACTGGTGGATCATGCCGTGGATCAAGTTCGCCGCGACCGCCGGGCTCGTGCTCGGCGTGTGGATCCCGTACCTCGGCGCCCTCACCACCGTGTGCCTGGTCGTCTACTTCGTCGTCGCGATCTCGATGCACCTCCGCGCGCGCGACTTCGGCCGCAACCTCTTCGTCAACGCGACCGGCATGCTCGTGATCTGCGTCGCCGTGCTGCTCTGGTGCTTCCTGCTCTGA
- a CDS encoding ABC transporter substrate-binding protein, with protein MRTKRILAAGAVLVAAGLVFTGCSGDTSGGDTGTKVLTVGMPNGPQQENQNPLATGSASLSLGYAFAVYESLMQVNEIDPTAPPTPWLAESVEWNEDSTQAIITARDGVKWSDGTEFTADDIAFSIELRKDNPELNIDFPDQYGDITVDGNQVSVDFTTGQYVNQVKLLKLLIVPKHIWENEDAVNFANKEMIGTGPFKLKTFTPQAVTLEPNADYWGEKPKVAQLRYDAFNDNAGLTTALTTGEAQWGWTFIPDYEETFIAKNPEHYHQVAGGGFGVDVLYLNNETKPFNDVAFRTALNMVIDHADITETAGYGVWPEITSVTGMPQPSGDAFISDAYSGQEMEVDVEGARQVLTDAGYTWDGDALVDPSGEKVSFKLTNPSGWTDYLDALAIIAEGAAELGAEATVDAIVQDTWFNDTIPFGNFQASLHWTDGGSTPWNMYSNIMDGASYVPLGETANWNFGRYKNDDVTAALATYKAATSDEERQAALDLVQQHYVEDVPGIVIWSRPAVAQYSTVNYTGFPTAEDPYANPQPTGPQAALILSKLVPTE; from the coding sequence AGCGGCGACACGAGCGGTGGCGACACCGGCACGAAGGTGCTCACCGTCGGCATGCCGAACGGACCGCAGCAGGAGAACCAGAACCCGCTGGCCACCGGATCGGCATCGCTGTCGCTCGGCTACGCGTTCGCGGTCTACGAGTCCCTGATGCAGGTCAACGAGATCGACCCGACCGCGCCGCCGACGCCCTGGCTCGCCGAATCGGTCGAGTGGAACGAAGACTCGACGCAGGCGATCATCACCGCACGCGACGGCGTCAAGTGGTCGGACGGCACCGAGTTCACGGCCGACGACATCGCGTTCTCGATCGAGCTCCGCAAGGACAACCCCGAGCTCAACATCGACTTCCCCGACCAGTACGGCGACATCACGGTCGACGGCAACCAGGTCAGCGTCGACTTCACGACCGGCCAGTACGTCAACCAGGTGAAGCTGCTCAAGCTGCTCATCGTCCCCAAGCACATCTGGGAGAACGAGGACGCGGTGAACTTCGCCAACAAGGAGATGATCGGCACCGGCCCGTTCAAGCTCAAGACCTTCACGCCGCAGGCCGTCACGCTCGAGCCCAACGCCGACTACTGGGGCGAGAAGCCCAAGGTCGCGCAGCTGCGCTACGACGCGTTCAACGACAACGCGGGTCTCACGACCGCCCTCACCACCGGTGAGGCGCAGTGGGGCTGGACGTTCATCCCCGACTACGAGGAGACGTTCATCGCGAAGAACCCCGAGCACTACCACCAGGTCGCGGGCGGCGGCTTCGGCGTCGACGTGCTGTACCTCAACAACGAGACCAAGCCGTTCAACGACGTCGCGTTCCGCACGGCGCTGAACATGGTCATCGACCACGCCGACATCACCGAGACCGCGGGCTACGGCGTGTGGCCCGAGATCACCAGCGTGACCGGCATGCCGCAGCCGTCGGGCGACGCGTTCATCTCCGACGCCTACTCGGGCCAGGAGATGGAGGTCGACGTGGAGGGCGCCCGCCAGGTGCTCACCGACGCCGGCTACACGTGGGACGGCGACGCACTCGTCGACCCGTCGGGCGAGAAGGTCTCGTTCAAGCTGACCAACCCGAGCGGCTGGACCGACTACCTCGACGCGCTCGCGATCATCGCCGAGGGCGCGGCCGAGCTCGGCGCCGAGGCGACCGTCGACGCGATCGTGCAGGACACGTGGTTCAACGACACCATCCCGTTCGGCAACTTCCAGGCGTCGCTGCACTGGACCGACGGCGGTTCGACCCCGTGGAACATGTACTCGAACATCATGGACGGCGCCTCGTACGTGCCGCTCGGCGAGACCGCGAACTGGAACTTCGGCCGCTACAAGAACGACGACGTCACCGCCGCGCTCGCGACCTACAAGGCCGCGACGAGCGACGAGGAGCGCCAGGCCGCGCTCGACCTGGTGCAGCAGCACTACGTCGAGGACGTGCCCGGCATCGTGATCTGGTCGCGGCCCGCGGTCGCCCAGTACTCGACCGTGAACTACACGGGCTTCCCGACGGCCGAGGACCCGTACGCCAACCCGCAGCCCACGGGCCCGCAGGCGGCGCTGATCCTCTCCAAGCTCGTCCCCACCGAGTAA